From the genome of Elusimicrobiota bacterium, one region includes:
- a CDS encoding ParB/RepB/Spo0J family partition protein, with the protein MDDSSSPAPSLHLGTIQSLSLHAIYTSPHQMRRQFDDASLSHLAQSMKQEGLIQPITVRPVGNAYELVAGERRLRAAELLGWETILARVIEVNDEDAAFKGLIENLQRTNLNPLEEARGFKQLIEPPYNLTQETIAERVGKSQGTVARCLALLELPVEIQELIPAGQVTESHTRVLRKITDIVQQIAMARQIHQEGLSVKETERLVREWLKQAGQLEGRTGNDRRKSASRRLADGKKVDPLEDLWPQLSFSPNGGPPGSWNVRYEGKGQWTFEVQTEGKDPKATLGDFFIRLGNALNDQKPGDSLG; encoded by the coding sequence ATGGATGATTCTTCCAGCCCCGCGCCTTCGCTTCATCTCGGCACCATACAATCTCTCTCCCTTCACGCGATTTATACGTCTCCCCATCAGATGCGCCGGCAGTTTGATGATGCTTCGTTGAGCCATTTGGCGCAATCCATGAAACAGGAAGGCTTGATTCAGCCCATCACCGTGCGGCCGGTCGGTAATGCTTATGAGCTGGTCGCCGGCGAACGGCGCCTGCGGGCGGCGGAGTTGCTGGGATGGGAAACCATTCTGGCGCGGGTGATTGAGGTCAATGATGAGGATGCGGCTTTCAAAGGGCTGATCGAAAACCTCCAACGGACCAATCTGAACCCTCTGGAGGAAGCCAGGGGATTCAAGCAGCTGATAGAGCCTCCTTATAATCTGACTCAGGAGACCATCGCCGAGCGTGTGGGCAAAAGTCAGGGAACCGTGGCGCGCTGTCTGGCTCTTCTGGAGCTGCCGGTTGAAATACAAGAACTGATTCCCGCCGGCCAGGTGACCGAGAGCCATACCCGCGTTTTGCGCAAAATCACCGACATCGTGCAGCAAATCGCCATGGCCCGGCAGATCCACCAAGAGGGATTAAGCGTGAAAGAGACGGAGCGCTTGGTACGGGAGTGGCTTAAGCAGGCCGGGCAACTGGAAGGCCGCACCGGCAACGACCGCCGCAAGTCCGCTTCACGCCGGCTGGCTGATGGTAAGAAAGTGGATCCTCTGGAAGACCTCTGGCCGCAGCTTTCATTCTCTCCGAACGGGGGCCCTCCCGGCAGCTGGAACGTTCGTTACGAGGGAAAAGGCCAATGGACCTTTGAGGTCCAGACCGAGGGGAAAGATCCCAAGGCGACCCTGGGTGATTTCTTTATTCGTCTTGGGAACGCGTTAAACGATCAAAAACCCGGCGACTCTCTGGGTTAG
- a CDS encoding HTH domain-containing protein, with product MSTVPPTPNTMPSAGAMAALAQLNAGRVLRPLVNLFTAVAFYFHLRQFLSTTFVLRYDPNIAYIALLTAYAGHRELRRWVADPEIISERARRGELFVVFWWAFYIVALTAANHIASCRVPEGLLSLCMQITAIFFGTLTSQQFFKRKTVSAMSAVDKVSLQERILKTLGEAQSPMSTGDLALALGASKATVWRAVKGLEDQSKVEWSGRSDSDPDGGIRLKK from the coding sequence ATGAGCACTGTCCCACCCACACCGAACACAATGCCGAGCGCGGGAGCGATGGCGGCTCTAGCTCAATTGAACGCCGGGCGGGTGCTGCGGCCGCTGGTCAACCTGTTTACCGCTGTAGCGTTTTACTTCCATCTGCGGCAATTCCTCTCGACCACGTTCGTGCTTCGCTACGATCCGAATATCGCATATATTGCGCTCTTGACCGCGTACGCGGGGCACCGGGAACTGCGGCGCTGGGTGGCGGATCCGGAGATCATTTCGGAGCGGGCGCGGCGGGGGGAACTTTTCGTTGTTTTCTGGTGGGCTTTCTACATCGTGGCGTTAACGGCAGCCAATCATATCGCTTCCTGCCGGGTGCCGGAGGGGCTCCTGTCCCTGTGCATGCAGATCACCGCCATCTTCTTCGGGACGTTGACCTCTCAGCAGTTTTTTAAGCGCAAGACCGTTTCAGCGATGAGTGCCGTAGATAAGGTTTCGCTTCAAGAGCGCATTTTGAAAACCCTGGGTGAAGCCCAGTCGCCGATGAGCACGGGCGACCTGGCTCTTGCGCTGGGAGCGTCCAAAGCCACTGTCTGGAGGGCGGTCAAGGGTCTTGAGGACCAGAGCAAGGTGGAATGGTCCGGCCGCTCCGACAGCGATCCGGATGGCGGCATTCGTCTCAAAAAATAG
- the hxsB gene encoding His-Xaa-Ser system radical SAM maturase HxsB — translation MMPANTLYATAYKGNGHPYKLLPFRFVEMPNQEICLVNEVGEYSFITKGDLASLVSHAMPVESDIYKDLRSMHFVVDNVTQHLLPALVTKYRTKKSFIFGFTKLHMVVPTLRCNHSCQYCQVSRVGEGEKSYDMTRDTATKVVDVIMAGPAPSITIEFQGGEPLLNYPVVEYIVEYASNKAAGIGKSIDFVVATNLSVITDGQLEFFRKYKVNISTSLDGPEWLHNENRPIRGGNGYRNLINNLARVRSSLGIGRVSALLTITNKSLGFAREIVDEYLKCGFRNVFLRPLNPYGYALKARDKIGYHPAQFMEFYQKCLEYIISINLEGTFFSESYACMILTRILTPFPIGFVDLQSPAGAGIAGVIYNHNGNVYPADEARMLAEQGDDAFLMGNVNLNTYQQIFGGEVMRLLGTASCLEALPGCADCAFQPYCGADPINNYATQGNIFGQQPTSERCKIKFAMIQHLMGLLRSGGDRTQKVLWSWINERDEAPCSDEDKS, via the coding sequence ATGATGCCTGCAAATACTCTTTATGCAACCGCGTATAAAGGTAATGGTCATCCATATAAACTGCTGCCTTTTCGTTTCGTAGAAATGCCCAATCAGGAAATATGTCTAGTAAATGAGGTGGGCGAGTACAGCTTTATAACGAAAGGTGATCTTGCTTCGCTTGTGAGCCATGCGATGCCCGTAGAGTCAGACATATATAAAGATCTCCGATCGATGCATTTTGTCGTAGACAATGTTACTCAGCATTTGCTCCCAGCTCTTGTTACGAAATATAGGACCAAAAAAAGTTTTATTTTTGGGTTTACCAAGCTCCACATGGTGGTCCCAACACTACGATGCAACCATTCCTGCCAGTATTGTCAGGTCTCACGTGTTGGAGAAGGAGAGAAGTCCTATGACATGACAAGAGATACTGCTACGAAAGTCGTGGATGTGATTATGGCGGGGCCCGCACCATCAATCACAATAGAATTTCAGGGGGGTGAACCTCTCCTAAACTACCCTGTTGTCGAGTACATTGTGGAATACGCAAGCAATAAAGCCGCTGGAATAGGGAAGTCTATCGATTTTGTGGTGGCAACAAATCTGTCTGTTATCACTGATGGTCAATTGGAGTTCTTCAGGAAATATAAAGTCAATATATCTACTTCCTTAGACGGGCCGGAGTGGTTGCATAATGAAAATCGACCAATCCGCGGGGGAAATGGCTACAGGAACCTTATAAACAATCTGGCGCGAGTGAGATCCTCTCTGGGGATTGGACGCGTCTCCGCATTGCTTACCATCACGAATAAAAGTCTTGGATTCGCACGAGAGATAGTTGATGAGTATTTGAAATGTGGCTTCCGAAATGTATTTCTGCGGCCATTAAACCCATATGGCTACGCTCTCAAGGCGCGAGATAAGATCGGATACCACCCTGCGCAATTTATGGAGTTCTATCAAAAATGTTTGGAATACATTATCAGCATCAATTTAGAGGGAACATTCTTCTCTGAATCATATGCATGCATGATCCTTACACGGATACTTACACCCTTCCCAATCGGCTTCGTTGATTTGCAATCCCCGGCTGGAGCCGGTATTGCGGGAGTAATTTACAACCACAACGGCAATGTGTATCCAGCAGATGAAGCGCGAATGCTAGCAGAGCAAGGAGATGATGCGTTTCTCATGGGAAATGTAAACCTCAATACGTACCAGCAGATATTTGGAGGCGAGGTGATGCGCTTACTGGGCACCGCCTCATGCCTGGAAGCGTTGCCCGGTTGCGCAGATTGTGCATTCCAGCCTTACTGCGGTGCGGACCCCATTAACAACTACGCTACGCAGGGCAATATTTTCGGGCAGCAACCCACATCCGAACGATGCAAAATTAAATTTGCAATGATCCAACACCTCATGGGATTGCTCAGGAGTGGGGGTGATCGAACTCAAAAGGTATTGTGGTCTTGGATCAATGAGCGAGATGAAGCACCGTGTTCCGATGAGGATAAATCTTGA
- the hxsC gene encoding His-Xaa-Ser system radical SAM maturase HxsC: MDDRSKYLYVCDTLADMNDVDGFLGVITRSCLDEYVRDNDARTIPIVHSVGHVDHLVDDDIVAINSRSGMVRTLFRPQSNNNALFLTERCNNNCLMCSQPPRNDRDEEFLGMALRLVGMIPQDTANIAITGGEPTLLGNGLLDVISDCKTQLPNTNITILTNGRMFYYRSYVKRLSDIEHPHLMLAIPLYSDVPEQHNQIVRSEEAFQQSVLGIYNLGAHNQDIEVRIVLHALNFKRLPHLCEFIYRNLPFISHVAIMGMEVTGYARKNLGQLWIEPYDYSGQLVEGVEFLATRGMNVSIYNTPLCILPEPVWKYARQSISDWKTIYLEECSKCQVKDKCGGLFQTSGQKYSQHIHAVLS, translated from the coding sequence GTGGATGATCGTTCGAAATATTTATATGTGTGCGATACGCTAGCGGACATGAATGATGTCGATGGATTTTTGGGTGTAATTACGCGCTCATGCCTGGATGAGTATGTGCGAGATAATGATGCTCGAACAATACCAATTGTTCACTCTGTTGGTCATGTGGATCATTTGGTGGATGATGACATCGTTGCGATAAATTCTCGGTCGGGCATGGTCAGAACACTATTTAGGCCCCAATCTAACAATAACGCACTGTTCTTGACTGAGCGATGTAACAATAATTGTCTGATGTGTTCTCAGCCCCCACGAAACGATCGCGATGAGGAGTTTCTCGGTATGGCTCTCAGGTTGGTCGGAATGATCCCGCAAGATACCGCGAACATAGCCATTACTGGTGGAGAACCCACTCTCCTTGGGAATGGGTTGTTGGATGTCATTAGTGACTGCAAAACTCAGTTGCCAAATACAAATATTACGATCCTTACAAACGGAAGAATGTTTTATTACAGATCGTATGTGAAGCGACTGAGCGATATTGAACATCCCCATTTAATGTTAGCGATCCCCCTCTATTCGGATGTTCCAGAACAACACAATCAGATAGTCCGATCAGAAGAGGCATTTCAACAGTCGGTTCTCGGTATTTATAACTTGGGAGCGCATAATCAAGATATTGAGGTGCGAATCGTCTTGCATGCCTTGAACTTTAAACGTCTCCCTCATCTCTGTGAATTCATCTATCGCAACCTGCCTTTTATCTCGCATGTGGCTATTATGGGGATGGAGGTTACTGGATATGCCAGAAAGAACCTTGGCCAGTTGTGGATCGAACCATATGACTATTCTGGGCAGTTGGTCGAAGGTGTTGAGTTCCTGGCTACGAGGGGAATGAACGTGTCCATTTACAATACGCCGCTCTGCATATTGCCAGAGCCTGTATGGAAATATGCGCGCCAGTCAATATCGGATTGGAAAACAATATATCTAGAGGAATGTAGTAAATGCCAAGTCAAAGACAAGTGCGGTGGGCTGTTTCAGACGTCAGGCCAAAAGTATAGTCAACATATCCACGCTGTTCTATCTTAA
- a CDS encoding pyridoxal phosphate-dependent aminotransferase — protein MFSSIGQHFDQPQNRLYQERERRRASGLPVLDLVSGNVHDQGIHFPADSLRKAMDTGLRLSRSYRPDPRGQKKAREGISRFYRTEGLSIPPEQLILTPGTSLSYLYAFKLLGNPGDEFLCPRPTYPLFDSIATLADIQLRPYPLRPEGRRWVIDWEGLSAAITDRSRAIVLISPHNPTGAVASPEEVDRLCHLAAEKDLAIISDEVFSPFVFAKGPLPRPASHATPLVLTLNGFSKMFALPGSKIGWMAVTGPAPRVQQALKTLEMISDTFLPVHEAAQAAVPLLFQRGRPFLNRFQTEVRRRMRLATRELSRYPVFDVIPPEGGFYLAVRLTNGLDDERFAYEALHRHGLLIHPGFFYELEGSYFVLSGMEKPAVLRTALRTLARLARGGRGRCLVL, from the coding sequence GTGTTTTCTTCGATCGGCCAGCATTTCGACCAGCCGCAGAACCGCCTGTATCAGGAACGGGAGCGGCGGAGGGCTTCCGGACTACCAGTCCTAGACCTGGTCTCCGGGAATGTCCATGACCAAGGGATTCACTTTCCCGCCGATTCTCTCCGGAAAGCGATGGACACCGGGCTCCGGTTATCGCGATCCTACCGGCCTGACCCGCGGGGACAGAAGAAAGCCCGTGAAGGCATCAGCCGCTTCTACCGCACCGAAGGGCTATCCATCCCTCCGGAACAGCTGATCCTGACCCCGGGCACGAGTCTCTCTTACCTTTATGCTTTCAAACTGCTCGGCAATCCCGGCGACGAGTTTCTCTGCCCGCGTCCCACTTACCCGCTGTTTGACTCGATCGCCACCCTGGCGGATATTCAGCTGAGGCCCTATCCGTTGCGTCCCGAAGGACGCCGCTGGGTCATTGATTGGGAGGGCCTCTCCGCCGCTATAACGGACCGGAGCCGGGCCATTGTCTTGATTTCTCCCCACAACCCCACCGGAGCGGTCGCCTCTCCGGAAGAAGTCGATCGTTTATGCCACTTGGCCGCTGAGAAAGACCTGGCGATTATTTCGGATGAAGTCTTCAGCCCGTTCGTTTTCGCGAAGGGACCCCTGCCGAGACCGGCGTCGCACGCCACCCCCCTGGTCCTGACGCTGAATGGATTCTCTAAGATGTTCGCCCTGCCGGGTTCTAAAATCGGCTGGATGGCTGTCACCGGACCGGCGCCGCGTGTTCAGCAGGCACTGAAAACACTCGAGATGATCTCCGATACCTTCCTGCCGGTTCACGAGGCGGCACAAGCCGCTGTACCGCTCCTCTTTCAAAGGGGCCGTCCCTTCTTAAACCGTTTTCAAACGGAGGTGCGCCGCCGCATGCGCCTGGCAACACGGGAACTCTCGCGTTACCCGGTCTTCGACGTGATCCCGCCGGAAGGCGGCTTTTACCTGGCGGTCCGGCTCACGAACGGCCTGGACGATGAACGCTTCGCTTATGAAGCGCTTCACCGGCATGGGTTATTGATTCATCCGGGGTTTTTCTACGAATTGGAAGGAAGTTACTTCGTTTTGAGCGGGATGGAGAAACCAGCGGTTCTTCGAACAGCCCTCCGGACATTGGCTCGCCTGGCGAGAGGGGGCAGGGGACGCTGTTTAGTTTTGTAG
- the hxsD gene encoding His-Xaa-Ser system protein HxsD, with product MPPTSRPEGVVTDIGDKVFRFFIDPSLYLEQVVFKTCYVFIDRCYIHLAHDERGQILVTIQLKDVNHRDSDVAGEFLNELINQRLRRDINSEVGVVRQLLVAAAFDEGNLGDNSSQEADYLKDPVGINATKTSTQPE from the coding sequence ATGCCTCCAACGAGTAGGCCGGAAGGTGTTGTCACCGACATCGGTGATAAGGTCTTCCGGTTTTTTATTGATCCCTCTCTATATTTAGAACAAGTTGTTTTTAAGACATGCTATGTCTTCATTGATCGCTGTTATATTCATTTAGCCCATGACGAACGAGGGCAGATACTCGTAACTATCCAACTGAAGGATGTGAACCACCGAGACTCAGATGTCGCCGGGGAGTTCCTTAACGAGTTGATAAATCAGCGTCTGAGGAGAGATATCAATAGCGAAGTGGGAGTTGTAAGGCAATTGCTGGTGGCCGCCGCATTTGATGAAGGAAATCTTGGGGATAACTCGAGCCAAGAGGCCGATTATCTGAAAGACCCTGTGGGGATCAATGCTACGAAAACCTCAACCCAACCAGAATGA